A DNA window from Ipomoea triloba cultivar NCNSP0323 chromosome 10, ASM357664v1 contains the following coding sequences:
- the LOC116032155 gene encoding vesicle-associated protein 2-2-like isoform X2 has protein sequence MHFELVDIQPREITFTFEPRKQSSCTIQLFNKTDKHVAFKVKTTNPKKYCVRPNTGIISSKSLCEFKITMQAQREPPPDMVCKDKFLVQSKVVPEETSDKDITSETFSKDDGEYVQENKLRVILVVPLNSPELSPINGAQSHPPNFESSPPKCLEDLSGGEETQIPQQKPAEEEFKQENQEEPVKAKHVEIETAKDVEKVEFVDEINTMKSKLNALELKLSEAEATISRLTQETRGSAQEKESLQRELVIQFEFRIVTQVLKLIFGLPELIGHLPFHLSFFASSLP, from the exons ATGCATTTTGAGCTGGTGGATATACAGCCTCGGGAAATCACATTCACAT TTGAACCGAGGAAGCAAAGCTCGTGTACCATCCAGTTATTCAATAAGACCGATAAACATGTTGCCTTTAAG GTCAAGACCACTAATCCAAAGAAATATTGTGTCCGACCAAACACAGGAATTATTAGTTCAAAGTCATTATGCGAATTTAAGA TAACTATGCAAGCACAGCGGGAACCTCCTCCCGATATGGTATGCAAGGACAAGTTCTTAGTTCAGAGTAAAGTTGTTCCAGAGGAGACATCTGATAAAGATATTACCTCAGAGACA ttTTCTAAAGACGATGGTGAATATGTCCAAGAGAACAAGCTAAGGGTAATTCTTGTAGTTCCACTCAACTCACCTGAGCTATCACCAATAAATGGAGCACAGAGTCATCCACCAAATTTTGAATCTTCTCCACCAAAATGTTTAGAAGATCTTTCTGGTGGTGAAGAAACCCAAATTCCACAACAAAAG ccaGCTGAGGAGGAGTTTAAACAGGAAAATCAAGAGGAGCCAGTGAAAGCAAAACATGTAGAGATTGAAACTGCAAAGGATGTGGAGAAGGTGGAATTTGTTGATGAGATCAATACAATGAAGTCAAAGTTGAATGCACTAGAGCTTAAACTAAGCGAG GCTGAAGCAACCATTTCAAGGCTGACACAGGAGACTAGGGGGTCTGCTCAAGAGAAAGAAAGCTTACAAAGAGAACTGGTAAT TCAATTTGAATTCAGGATAGTAACACAGGTTCTGAAATTAATCTTTGGGTTGCCAGAACTTATCGGTCACCTACCATTTCACTTGAGTTTCTTTGCATCCTCCTTACCTTAA
- the LOC116032155 gene encoding vesicle-associated protein 1-2-like isoform X1, producing MHFELVDIQPREITFTFEPRKQSSCTIQLFNKTDKHVAFKVKTTNPKKYCVRPNTGIISSKSLCEFKITMQAQREPPPDMVCKDKFLVQSKVVPEETSDKDITSETFSKDDGEYVQENKLRVILVVPLNSPELSPINGAQSHPPNFESSPPKCLEDLSGGEETQIPQQKPAEEEFKQENQEEPVKAKHVEIETAKDVEKVEFVDEINTMKSKLNALELKLSEAEATISRLTQETRGSAQEKESLQRELVRLRSRKGVRKVQVGFPLLYVVMVALISLALGYMFHRQ from the exons ATGCATTTTGAGCTGGTGGATATACAGCCTCGGGAAATCACATTCACAT TTGAACCGAGGAAGCAAAGCTCGTGTACCATCCAGTTATTCAATAAGACCGATAAACATGTTGCCTTTAAG GTCAAGACCACTAATCCAAAGAAATATTGTGTCCGACCAAACACAGGAATTATTAGTTCAAAGTCATTATGCGAATTTAAGA TAACTATGCAAGCACAGCGGGAACCTCCTCCCGATATGGTATGCAAGGACAAGTTCTTAGTTCAGAGTAAAGTTGTTCCAGAGGAGACATCTGATAAAGATATTACCTCAGAGACA ttTTCTAAAGACGATGGTGAATATGTCCAAGAGAACAAGCTAAGGGTAATTCTTGTAGTTCCACTCAACTCACCTGAGCTATCACCAATAAATGGAGCACAGAGTCATCCACCAAATTTTGAATCTTCTCCACCAAAATGTTTAGAAGATCTTTCTGGTGGTGAAGAAACCCAAATTCCACAACAAAAG ccaGCTGAGGAGGAGTTTAAACAGGAAAATCAAGAGGAGCCAGTGAAAGCAAAACATGTAGAGATTGAAACTGCAAAGGATGTGGAGAAGGTGGAATTTGTTGATGAGATCAATACAATGAAGTCAAAGTTGAATGCACTAGAGCTTAAACTAAGCGAG GCTGAAGCAACCATTTCAAGGCTGACACAGGAGACTAGGGGGTCTGCTCAAGAGAAAGAAAGCTTACAAAGAGAACTG GTGCGATTGAGAAGTAGGAAAGGTGTGAGAAAAGTGCAAGTTGGATTTCCATTGCTGTACGTGGTTATGGTTGCTCTCATAAGTCTTGCACTTGGATACATGTTTCACCGCCAGTAG
- the LOC116032154 gene encoding CRS2-associated factor 1, mitochondrial: MVIFVGGRFSRQKKLLLLSRHFLSTADVSSSTSSKLRTKYSFVPPSSLKPPTNPNPSRDPPPQKKPKPRFRPPSSLDRDAQQQAVSTLPFDFRFSYTESSPTVRPIGLREPKYSPFGPGRLERVWTGVCAPAVDPKQGSPQDEAKLEEERRVIREKIQGEPLTNAERKALVERCQRHRTKRQINLGRDGLTHNMLNDIHNHWKHAEAVRIKCMGVPTVNMKNVCSQLEDKTFGKIIQRHGGSIVLYRGRNYDGKKRPVIPLMLWKPHEPVYPRLIKTTIDGLSIEETKEMRKRGLAVPALTKLAKNGYYASLVPMVRDAFLTEELVRIDCKGLPRSDYKKIGCKLRDLVPCILVTFEKEQIVVWRGKHYKPKEDVFLLPDREIFDDPNDTLGNFPEENETRGEIEFC, encoded by the exons TCACGCCACTTCCTCTCCACCGCCGACGTCTCTTCATCCACTTCCTCAAAACTGCGCACTAAATACTCCTTCGTGCCTCCATCCTCCCTTAAACCCCCCACAAACCCTAACCCCTCCAGGGACCCACCGCCCCAAAAGAAGCCCAAGCCCCGCTTCCGCCCTCCCTCCTCTCTCGACAGGGACGCCCAGCAACAGGCGGTGTCCACCTTGCCGTTCGATTTCCGGTTCAGTTACACTGAAAGCAGCCCTACTGTGCGCCCTATTGGTCTTCGTGAGCCTAAATACTCCCCTTTCGGGCCGGGTCGTTTGGAGAGGGTATGGACCGGCGTGTGTGCCCCCGCGGTTGACCCCAAACAGGGATCGCCCCAAGATGAGGCAAAGCTGGAGGAGGAGAGGAGGGTGATTAGAGAGAAAATTCAAGGAGAGCCATTGACCAATGCAGAGAGGAAAGCTCTGGTTGAGAGGTGTCAGAGGCACAGAACTAAGAGACAAATCAATTTGG GTAGAGATGGATTAACACACAACATGTTGAACGATATTCATAATCACTGGAAACACGCCGAGGCTGTCAGAATAAAGTGTATGGGAGTGCCCACTGTTAATATGAAGAATGTGTGCTCTCAATTGGAG GATAAGACATTTGGTAAGATCATCCAGAGACATGGTGGTTCGATTGTACTATACAGAGGGAGGAATTATGATGGGAAGAAGAGGCCGGTGATTCCATTAATGTTATGGAAACCTCATGAACCCGTTTATCCAAGGCTTATAAAAACTACTATTGATGGCTTGAGCATCGAGGAAACCAAGGAAATGAGAAAAAGAGGATTAGCTGTTCCTGCTTTGACAAAACTCG CTAAGAATGGCTATTATGCTAGTCTTGTACCCATGGTTCGGGATGCTTTTCTGACAGAGGAGTTGGTTAGGATAGATTGTAAAGGACTTCCAAGGAGTGATTACAAGAAAATTGGCTGCAAACTGAGG GATCTGGTTCCTTGTATCCTGGTAACATTTGAGAAGGAGCAGATTGTGGTATGGAGGGGAAAACACTATAAACCTAAAGAGGATGTATTTTTGCTCCCCGATAGGGAAATATTTGACGATCCAAACGATACTTTGGGTAATTTTCCAGAAGAAAATGAGACTCGGGGCGAAATTGAGTTTTGTTGA